From a region of the Nitrospira sp. genome:
- a CDS encoding GNAT family N-acetyltransferase, with amino-acid sequence MRSVRPLYIPPLETEHTESGSLIMRDGSTAAIRPAEPSDTTMMQQFVDRLSPESRRHRFFSESLPSSDSIAALCNSSDPHSQFTLIVTRAWNGTPRIIAAGSYWARDRQTAEVAMAVDDGFHGKGLGTLLLERLALVAIQHSFTCLWAVTHADNLAMREVFRESGFTAHEAYEGEDMEVELSLIPTEATVTRAEVRERLATTASLRPFFQPQSVTIIGASRDPKKIGYRLLDAVTACRFQGTVYPVNSKATEIKGIPTYPTVRAIPEPIDLAIIAVPRDSVLSVIDECAAKRIRACVIITAGFAEMGPAGAALQQQLVEKVRQHGMRMIGPNCFGILNTAPNIQLNATFTTLFPPRGHVAMSSQSGAIGIATLAGARRFHLGISSFVSVGNKADVSTNDLLQYWEEDPSTNVILLYVESLGNPRKFARIARRVSRRKPIIAVKAGRSPSGRRAASSHTAALAASDVAVDALFRQAGVIRAESLDEMLALAVGLSDQPLPLGRRVGIITNAGGPAVLCTDACEASALVVPELSAQTKATLASFLPGAAALSNPVDLIASATPDQYARAIETLLSADDIDALIVLYISVTLTDTADIARGILTGIENGRKVGANAKPVHIGWMAEGDMDRMFSCQMESIPTYHLPETPALVLSKASSYREWRQQRPGMVPDFDDLDLSGARKICADALSGRGAGWLTTEETRNVLCAMRLPIQPGGVARTADEAAALAKQAGYPVAVKLASYQIVHKTEIGGVQVNLRDEDAVRKAFESIRTRLAETNQLGAMEGVLVQSMVASGVQVMIGVTDDPVFGPLIAFGLGGTHVEILGDVQFRITPLTDRDAAEMVRGIKGYRLLMGYRGHPPADLEALEETLLRVSRLVEEIPEISELDLNPIFALPPGRGCRIVDARIRVEPRSAKR; translated from the coding sequence ATGAGATCGGTTCGTCCTCTTTACATTCCACCTCTGGAGACCGAGCACACTGAATCCGGCTCGCTCATCATGCGTGATGGGTCGACCGCCGCGATCCGGCCGGCTGAACCGTCGGATACAACGATGATGCAACAATTCGTCGATCGGCTGTCCCCTGAGTCGAGACGACACAGATTTTTCTCAGAAAGCCTTCCATCTTCGGACAGTATCGCCGCCTTGTGTAATTCCTCCGATCCACATTCGCAATTCACGCTGATCGTGACGAGAGCGTGGAACGGCACGCCCCGTATTATCGCCGCTGGCTCCTACTGGGCGAGAGACCGACAGACGGCGGAAGTTGCCATGGCTGTGGACGACGGGTTCCATGGGAAAGGGCTGGGGACGCTGCTGCTGGAACGACTTGCCTTAGTCGCCATCCAACACAGCTTCACTTGCCTGTGGGCTGTCACTCACGCCGACAATCTGGCCATGCGCGAAGTCTTCCGAGAATCGGGGTTTACGGCTCATGAAGCGTACGAAGGCGAAGACATGGAAGTGGAGTTGTCGTTGATCCCCACGGAAGCGACCGTCACTCGAGCCGAGGTCCGAGAACGGCTTGCCACAACAGCTTCACTCCGGCCTTTTTTCCAGCCCCAGTCCGTCACCATCATCGGTGCCTCGAGGGATCCGAAGAAGATCGGCTATCGACTGCTCGACGCCGTAACGGCGTGCCGGTTTCAAGGGACCGTCTACCCGGTCAACTCGAAGGCGACCGAAATTAAGGGAATCCCGACGTATCCGACAGTGCGAGCCATCCCGGAGCCCATCGATCTGGCTATCATCGCAGTCCCTCGAGACTCTGTTTTGTCCGTAATCGACGAGTGCGCAGCAAAGAGGATCAGGGCCTGCGTGATTATTACGGCTGGATTTGCAGAAATGGGACCGGCTGGAGCGGCTCTTCAGCAGCAGCTAGTCGAGAAGGTCCGGCAGCACGGCATGCGCATGATCGGGCCTAATTGTTTTGGAATCTTGAATACAGCCCCCAACATACAACTGAATGCCACGTTCACCACGCTGTTTCCTCCTCGGGGCCATGTTGCCATGTCGTCGCAAAGCGGCGCGATCGGGATTGCGACCCTTGCCGGCGCACGACGGTTTCACTTGGGCATCTCGTCCTTTGTGAGTGTGGGGAACAAGGCCGATGTGTCCACCAATGATCTGTTGCAATATTGGGAAGAAGACCCATCCACGAATGTCATTCTCCTCTACGTAGAGTCCCTCGGCAATCCCCGAAAATTCGCCCGCATCGCTCGGCGCGTGAGCCGTCGCAAACCGATCATTGCGGTCAAAGCAGGGCGATCACCATCGGGGCGGCGCGCGGCAAGTTCTCACACGGCGGCACTCGCAGCCAGCGATGTGGCCGTCGACGCCTTGTTTCGTCAAGCGGGCGTCATTCGCGCAGAATCGCTCGACGAAATGTTGGCCCTGGCCGTTGGTCTATCAGATCAACCCCTCCCACTGGGACGGCGGGTAGGAATTATCACGAACGCAGGAGGGCCGGCCGTTCTCTGTACCGACGCCTGCGAAGCAAGTGCGTTGGTGGTTCCGGAACTGTCCGCCCAGACCAAGGCAACTCTTGCATCATTTCTCCCGGGGGCCGCCGCCCTGAGCAATCCCGTCGATTTGATTGCTTCTGCCACACCGGATCAGTACGCCAGGGCCATTGAAACTCTTCTTTCGGCGGATGACATCGATGCGCTGATCGTTCTTTACATATCTGTGACCTTGACGGACACTGCCGACATCGCCCGTGGCATCCTGACCGGAATCGAAAATGGGAGGAAAGTAGGCGCGAACGCCAAGCCCGTGCACATCGGTTGGATGGCAGAAGGGGACATGGACCGCATGTTTAGCTGCCAAATGGAGAGTATCCCAACCTACCACTTGCCGGAGACTCCTGCACTCGTGCTCAGCAAAGCGTCGTCTTACAGGGAATGGCGGCAACAGCGGCCTGGTATGGTTCCCGACTTCGATGATCTGGATCTTTCTGGCGCAAGGAAGATCTGTGCTGATGCGCTCTCAGGCCGCGGAGCCGGCTGGTTGACGACCGAAGAAACACGAAACGTCCTGTGTGCGATGCGGCTGCCCATTCAACCTGGCGGAGTGGCTCGAACAGCGGACGAAGCGGCGGCCTTGGCAAAGCAAGCCGGCTATCCGGTCGCCGTCAAACTGGCTTCATATCAGATCGTCCATAAAACAGAAATCGGCGGCGTACAAGTGAATCTCAGGGATGAAGATGCGGTTCGCAAAGCGTTCGAGTCGATCAGAACGCGACTCGCCGAGACCAACCAGCTCGGCGCCATGGAAGGGGTGCTTGTACAATCGATGGTGGCCAGTGGTGTGCAGGTGATGATTGGGGTCACCGACGACCCTGTATTCGGTCCCTTGATTGCGTTCGGCCTCGGTGGAACTCATGTCGAGATTCTTGGTGATGTCCAGTTCCGCATCACTCCCCTGACCGACCGCGATGCCGCTGAAATGGTGAGAGGCATCAAAGGCTATCGCTTGCTCATGGGCTATCGGGGACATCCGCCGGCCGATCTTGAAGCCTTGGAAGAAACGTTGCTGCGGGTGTCTCGTCTTGTTGAAGAAATTCCGGAGATCAGCGAACTCGACTTGAATCCGATCTTCGCCTTACCGCCAGGCCGAGGCTGCCGGATTGTGGATGCGAGAATCCGAGTCGAACCACGATCCGCAAAGCGTTAG
- a CDS encoding NrdH-redoxin: protein MGRYLNTVGSCFFLLVFVLGSGVPISADEPVPDLEVFVRAGCPHCEAAKVFLGELRRERPLLRIVVYDIEEDSAARQRLASLAVERGIAHFAVPAFLLDKELVIGFRSADTTGAEIRARLDRRTQDGAAPVVAEGIKTAWFGELRVKNLGLPLFTIAIGLLDGFNPCAMWVLLFLLSLLVNLQDRRKMALMAGTFVLVSGVIYFAFMAAWLNMFLLIGLSHGVQIALGGLALFMGAIHVKDFFALHRGISLSIPESAKPGFYARVRGILQAENLAGAMVGIVMLAALVNMVELLCTAGFPSLYTQILTMHQLPTWEYYGYLGLYNLAYILDDSVMVTIAVVTLSRRKLQEQAGRWLKLTGGAVMASLGTLLILKPEWLAL, encoded by the coding sequence ATAGGACGGTACCTCAACACGGTCGGCAGCTGCTTTTTCCTCCTCGTGTTCGTACTAGGAAGCGGGGTACCGATCTCAGCCGATGAACCGGTCCCTGATCTCGAAGTCTTTGTTCGTGCCGGCTGTCCTCACTGCGAAGCCGCGAAGGTCTTCCTCGGCGAACTGCGGCGCGAGCGACCATTGCTTCGGATTGTCGTTTACGACATCGAAGAAGACTCAGCAGCACGGCAACGGCTTGCGTCACTGGCCGTTGAGCGGGGCATAGCCCACTTCGCCGTCCCTGCCTTTCTGCTTGACAAGGAACTGGTGATCGGGTTCCGCTCGGCCGACACGACCGGAGCAGAGATCCGCGCCAGGCTTGACCGCCGCACACAAGATGGGGCCGCACCGGTGGTGGCCGAAGGTATCAAGACCGCGTGGTTCGGCGAGCTTCGAGTGAAGAACCTCGGCCTTCCGCTGTTCACCATCGCTATCGGGTTGCTGGACGGATTCAATCCCTGCGCAATGTGGGTCCTGCTTTTTCTGTTGTCGTTACTCGTCAACCTCCAAGATCGGCGAAAAATGGCCCTCATGGCCGGAACGTTCGTCCTCGTCAGCGGCGTGATCTATTTTGCCTTCATGGCGGCCTGGCTGAATATGTTTCTTCTGATCGGTCTCTCGCACGGCGTTCAGATCGCGCTGGGAGGCCTGGCCTTGTTCATGGGAGCGATTCATGTCAAAGACTTCTTTGCCCTCCATCGCGGAATCTCGCTGAGTATTCCCGAATCCGCCAAGCCCGGCTTTTACGCCAGGGTCAGAGGGATACTCCAAGCCGAGAACCTCGCTGGAGCCATGGTGGGAATCGTCATGCTCGCCGCCCTCGTTAACATGGTCGAGCTGCTCTGTACCGCCGGATTCCCTTCACTCTATACACAGATCCTCACGATGCATCAGTTGCCGACTTGGGAATACTATGGTTACCTCGGGTTGTATAACCTAGCCTACATTCTTGATGATAGTGTCATGGTGACGATTGCGGTGGTCACGTTGAGTCGCAGAAAGTTGCAGGAACAGGCCGGTCGGTGGTTGAAACTGACCGGTGGAGCGGTGATGGCAAGCCTGGGCACCCTTTTGATATTGAAACCTGAATGGCTGGCGCTTTAG
- a CDS encoding acyl carrier protein, which translates to MSKPLTPDEIRQTVLRLLSEIAPEADLSVVKPDISLRDQLDIDSMDFLNFVIMIHKTFGVEIAEADYPKYGTLNGCVEQLSGKHV; encoded by the coding sequence ATGAGCAAGCCGCTCACGCCGGACGAAATCAGACAGACAGTCCTTCGTCTGCTTAGCGAGATCGCGCCGGAGGCGGATCTGTCCGTTGTGAAGCCGGATATCAGCCTCCGTGATCAGCTGGACATCGATTCGATGGACTTCTTGAATTTCGTCATCATGATCCACAAAACCTTTGGTGTGGAGATCGCGGAAGCTGACTATCCGAAGTATGGCACACTCAATGGTTGTGTGGAGCAGCTGTCCGGCAAGCATGTGTGA
- a CDS encoding 2-oxo acid dehydrogenase subunit E2 → MADFVMPTLGSDMTEGTLVEWKKKVGDRVTKGEIIAEVDTEKSAIEIESFYTGIIQALITEPGEKVPVGTVMAIIREEGKPGGPVEAKADAKPVKESPRSSVREGVIPSRPESGRLRISPAAKQLAAELRVDPSALKGTGPGGAVTLDDVRAAAAVPPNEPPAVAIDRRTRMRETIAAAMARSKREIPHYYLSTIIDMGRAMTWLKEENLKRPVTDRLLYGVLLIKAVALALRQVPELNALWKEGGVVQSPDIHVGVAVSLRQGGLVAPAIHHTDKLSLGELMTQFQDLVKRARAGTLRSSEFSDPTITVTSLGEQGVETVFGVIYPPQVALVGFGKAVERPWIVEGQVVSRPVVTASLSADHRVTDGHRGGVFLSAVDRLLQEPGQL, encoded by the coding sequence ATGGCTGACTTTGTGATGCCGACGTTGGGCTCAGACATGACCGAGGGCACGTTGGTCGAATGGAAGAAGAAGGTCGGCGACCGGGTGACCAAAGGCGAGATCATTGCCGAAGTGGATACAGAAAAGTCCGCTATCGAAATCGAGTCGTTCTATACCGGCATCATTCAAGCGCTCATCACAGAGCCCGGCGAAAAGGTTCCTGTCGGCACGGTCATGGCCATCATTCGCGAAGAAGGGAAACCAGGGGGTCCGGTAGAAGCGAAGGCCGACGCCAAGCCCGTGAAGGAGTCACCGCGTTCCTCAGTACGTGAAGGGGTCATCCCCTCACGGCCTGAGTCAGGCCGATTGCGCATCTCACCAGCTGCCAAACAGCTCGCGGCAGAACTTCGTGTTGATCCTTCGGCCCTGAAAGGCACCGGCCCTGGTGGCGCCGTCACCCTCGACGATGTCCGCGCTGCCGCAGCAGTGCCGCCAAACGAACCACCTGCCGTAGCAATCGACCGCCGGACACGGATGCGAGAGACCATCGCCGCCGCCATGGCTCGATCGAAACGAGAGATTCCCCATTATTATCTGAGCACCATCATCGACATGGGGCGAGCCATGACCTGGCTCAAGGAAGAAAACCTCAAACGCCCGGTGACGGATCGCCTCCTCTATGGTGTCTTGTTGATTAAGGCCGTGGCCTTGGCGCTTCGGCAGGTACCGGAATTGAACGCCCTTTGGAAAGAAGGTGGGGTCGTTCAAAGCCCGGACATCCATGTGGGTGTGGCGGTGTCTCTGCGGCAAGGCGGCCTCGTCGCGCCGGCCATTCACCATACTGACAAGCTGAGTCTTGGCGAGTTGATGACACAGTTTCAAGACCTGGTGAAACGGGCCCGTGCCGGCACCTTACGGAGTTCGGAATTCTCCGATCCGACGATCACGGTCACGAGCCTCGGCGAGCAGGGAGTAGAGACGGTGTTCGGGGTCATCTATCCACCGCAGGTCGCCCTAGTGGGTTTCGGAAAAGCTGTGGAACGCCCGTGGATTGTCGAGGGGCAGGTGGTCTCGAGACCAGTGGTAACGGCAAGCCTCTCTGCAGACCATCGCGTGACCGATGGCCACCGAGGAGGGGTGTTTCTTTCGGCCGTCGATCGATTGTTGCAGGAGCCCGGACAGCTATGA
- a CDS encoding alpha-ketoacid dehydrogenase subunit beta — protein sequence MIKMTYREAVRAGLREALQIDPRVFLMGEDVGKYGGTYACSKGFLEEFGPERIRDTPLSESTFVGAGIGAALGGMRPIVEVMTVNFSLLALDQIVNNAATIRHMSGGQFSIPLVVRMATGAGRQVAAQHSHSLEGWYAHIPGITVLTPATVTDARGMLLTALKEPDPVFIFEHAYLYPMEGELDEGALPVDISRAAVRRQGKDVSLITFGGSLWKALQAAETLAGVGIEAEVIDLRVLRPLDQGTMLASIKKTHRAVVIDEGWRTGSFAAEISAQIMEGGFYDLDGPVIRVCSAEVPIPYPKHLEDAALPQPENIVSAVRNLIG from the coding sequence ATGATCAAGATGACGTACAGAGAAGCCGTTCGAGCCGGACTCCGTGAGGCGTTACAGATCGACCCGCGCGTGTTTCTCATGGGCGAAGACGTCGGCAAGTACGGCGGTACCTATGCCTGCAGCAAAGGGTTCCTGGAAGAATTTGGGCCGGAGCGTATCCGCGATACACCGCTCTCAGAATCCACCTTCGTCGGTGCCGGCATCGGAGCCGCCCTCGGGGGCATGAGGCCGATTGTGGAAGTGATGACGGTGAACTTCAGCCTCCTGGCCCTTGATCAGATCGTGAACAATGCCGCTACGATTCGTCACATGTCTGGGGGACAGTTCAGTATTCCGCTCGTGGTGCGCATGGCCACCGGAGCCGGCCGCCAAGTGGCCGCCCAGCATTCCCATAGTCTGGAAGGCTGGTATGCCCACATCCCCGGCATCACGGTCCTCACTCCCGCGACCGTGACCGACGCAAGAGGCATGTTGCTGACGGCCTTGAAGGAACCGGACCCGGTCTTCATTTTTGAACATGCCTATCTGTACCCCATGGAAGGAGAGCTCGACGAAGGCGCGCTGCCTGTCGACATTTCGAGGGCGGCTGTGCGCCGGCAAGGAAAGGACGTGAGCCTGATCACGTTCGGCGGCTCGCTGTGGAAGGCGCTGCAGGCAGCCGAGACGCTTGCCGGAGTAGGCATCGAGGCAGAGGTCATCGATCTCCGTGTGCTGCGGCCTCTCGACCAGGGGACGATGCTCGCTTCCATCAAGAAGACCCATCGAGCCGTCGTCATCGACGAAGGGTGGCGCACGGGGAGTTTCGCCGCAGAGATCAGCGCACAGATCATGGAGGGAGGCTTCTATGATCTTGATGGCCCCGTGATTCGCGTGTGCAGCGCCGAAGTCCCGATCCCTTATCCGAAACATTTGGAAGACGCGGCGCTGCCACAGCCAGAGAACATTGTCAGCGCTGTGCGTAATCTCATAGGGTGA
- the pdhA gene encoding pyruvate dehydrogenase (acetyl-transferring) E1 component subunit alpha — MTPSIDRDHGLELLRHMLRIRRFEEKTAELYSLGKIRGFLHLYIGEEGVAAGAMPVFTPDDAIVGTYREHGHALIRGTPMGPLMAELYGKANGCARGRGGSMHFFDAARRFYGGLAIVAGGLPVAVGLALADKMQNRPLVTACIFGDGAVAEGEFHESLNLAALWKLPVLFLCENNLYAMGTALVRHQAQTDIAKKADAYAIPAQAVDGMDVLAVESATKHATDFVRQGHGPYLIEYRTYRFRAHSMYDAELYRTKDEVAQWKQRDPIASFEQHLRAKGLLHNVDIERIESAVAAEITDAVAFAEAGEWEPVEDLAKDVYSPASSSSGRRKDQQPFAEGRRPI; from the coding sequence ATGACGCCGTCGATAGACCGAGACCATGGCCTGGAACTACTTCGGCACATGCTCCGTATTCGCCGATTCGAGGAGAAGACGGCGGAGCTGTACAGCCTCGGTAAGATCCGTGGCTTTCTTCACCTCTATATAGGAGAGGAAGGGGTGGCCGCGGGCGCCATGCCGGTCTTCACTCCTGACGATGCGATCGTCGGCACCTATCGCGAGCACGGCCACGCGTTGATACGCGGCACTCCGATGGGACCACTGATGGCGGAACTCTACGGAAAAGCGAATGGCTGTGCGAGGGGACGCGGTGGGTCTATGCATTTTTTCGACGCAGCACGGCGATTCTACGGTGGCCTCGCGATTGTTGCAGGCGGGTTGCCTGTCGCCGTTGGGCTGGCGCTGGCCGACAAGATGCAAAACCGTCCACTGGTAACGGCCTGCATCTTCGGCGATGGCGCTGTAGCGGAAGGCGAGTTCCATGAGTCCCTGAACCTTGCGGCCCTCTGGAAGCTCCCAGTCCTCTTCCTGTGCGAAAACAACCTGTACGCAATGGGCACCGCATTGGTACGACATCAAGCTCAAACCGACATCGCCAAGAAGGCCGACGCCTATGCAATCCCGGCCCAGGCGGTGGACGGCATGGATGTGCTTGCAGTGGAATCGGCCACCAAACATGCCACGGATTTCGTACGCCAAGGCCACGGCCCCTACCTGATCGAATATCGGACCTATCGATTCCGTGCCCACTCCATGTATGACGCGGAACTGTATCGCACCAAGGATGAAGTCGCCCAATGGAAACAGCGGGATCCTATCGCGTCATTCGAGCAACACCTGCGCGCGAAGGGGTTGCTGCACAATGTCGATATCGAGAGGATCGAATCGGCCGTCGCGGCTGAAATCACCGACGCAGTGGCGTTTGCAGAGGCCGGAGAGTGGGAACCGGTCGAGGATCTCGCTAAAGACGTGTATTCGCCCGCGAGCAGCTCCAGCGGTCGGCGCAAGGACCAACAGCCGTTCGCTGAAGGCCGACGGCCAATATGA
- the acsA gene encoding acetate--CoA ligase: MLSGLYLALPCSEDLSVAWPTIIKSCGESGTIPNLQDYEAVRSHFSWEQARQDLDGLPRRQGLNIAHEAVDRHATGIRGSHLAIRWLGKNGAVDDYSYRRLYELTNRFANVLRQLGVNTGDRVFVLAGRIPELYIAALGTFKNRSVFCPLFSAFGPEPIRSRLTIGGAKVLVTTNTLYQRKVAAIRAAVPSLEHIVLIGEDRQPTAISGTHDLSVLMQQASPEFPIEPTDPEDIALLHFTSGTTGTPKGAIHVHQAVVAHHMTGKYALDFHQDDVFWCTADPGWVTGTSYGIIAPLTNGITSIVDEAEFDAQRWYGILQDQQVSIWYTAPTAIRMMMKGGKELVRKYDLRRLRFLASVGEPLNPEAVAWGREAFGHPFHDNWWQTETGGIMIANYAAMDIRPGSMGRPLPGIDAAIIRRTDSGVEIVEDPNAQGELALRPGWPSMFRGYWNEPERYKKCFAGGWYLTGDLAKRDGDGYFWFVGRADDVIKTSGHLIGPFEVESVLIEHKAVAEVGVIGKPDPVAMEVVKAFVSLKDGYEPSEELRRELLGFARARLGAVVAPKEVTFLPTLPKTRSGKIMRRLLKARELGLPEGDTSTLEAGS; encoded by the coding sequence ATGCTCAGTGGTCTCTACCTTGCACTTCCTTGCTCGGAGGATCTATCAGTGGCTTGGCCGACGATCATCAAGTCCTGCGGAGAGTCGGGCACGATTCCGAATCTCCAAGACTACGAAGCCGTCCGTTCGCATTTCTCCTGGGAACAGGCCAGGCAGGACTTGGATGGGCTTCCTCGTAGGCAAGGACTCAATATCGCGCATGAAGCGGTTGATCGCCATGCCACTGGAATTCGTGGCTCCCACCTGGCCATCCGATGGTTGGGGAAGAACGGAGCCGTTGACGACTACTCCTACCGACGACTGTATGAGCTGACGAATCGCTTCGCCAACGTCCTCCGGCAATTAGGTGTGAACACGGGTGACCGCGTGTTCGTACTGGCGGGCAGGATTCCTGAACTCTACATTGCCGCACTCGGAACCTTTAAGAACCGGAGCGTGTTCTGCCCCCTGTTTTCTGCATTCGGTCCTGAACCGATCCGGTCACGGCTCACCATCGGCGGGGCGAAGGTGCTGGTAACCACCAACACGCTTTATCAACGGAAGGTTGCCGCAATCCGTGCGGCCGTACCCAGTCTCGAGCATATCGTGCTCATCGGAGAAGATCGTCAACCGACTGCCATCAGCGGCACGCATGACTTGAGCGTCCTCATGCAGCAAGCAAGTCCCGAATTCCCGATCGAGCCCACGGACCCGGAAGATATCGCCCTGCTCCACTTTACGAGCGGCACGACCGGCACACCGAAGGGCGCGATTCACGTGCATCAGGCCGTGGTCGCTCACCATATGACCGGCAAATACGCCCTGGATTTTCACCAGGATGATGTGTTCTGGTGCACGGCGGATCCCGGTTGGGTCACCGGAACGTCGTACGGCATCATCGCGCCGCTGACGAACGGCATCACCAGCATCGTAGACGAAGCGGAGTTCGATGCCCAACGCTGGTATGGCATCCTGCAGGATCAGCAGGTCTCGATCTGGTACACGGCCCCGACGGCGATTCGTATGATGATGAAGGGCGGCAAGGAGTTGGTCCGCAAGTACGACCTCCGCCGACTTCGTTTCCTCGCTAGCGTGGGCGAGCCCCTCAACCCCGAAGCGGTCGCGTGGGGACGAGAGGCGTTCGGCCACCCATTTCACGACAACTGGTGGCAGACTGAAACCGGCGGCATCATGATCGCCAACTACGCCGCGATGGACATCCGTCCTGGTTCGATGGGTCGCCCCCTTCCCGGTATCGATGCGGCGATCATCCGACGAACCGACAGCGGGGTGGAGATCGTGGAGGATCCTAACGCCCAGGGAGAACTGGCATTGAGACCTGGCTGGCCGTCTATGTTCCGTGGGTACTGGAACGAACCGGAGCGGTATAAGAAATGTTTCGCGGGAGGCTGGTACCTCACCGGAGATCTCGCGAAACGTGATGGGGACGGTTATTTCTGGTTTGTCGGCCGCGCGGACGATGTGATCAAGACCTCCGGCCACCTCATCGGACCGTTCGAAGTGGAAAGCGTGTTGATCGAACACAAGGCCGTGGCGGAGGTCGGTGTGATCGGCAAACCGGATCCGGTAGCGATGGAAGTCGTCAAAGCCTTCGTGTCGCTGAAGGATGGCTACGAGCCCAGTGAAGAGCTGCGTCGCGAACTGCTCGGCTTCGCGCGTGCCCGTCTCGGTGCCGTTGTGGCTCCCAAAGAAGTTACCTTCTTGCCGACACTGCCTAAGACGCGTAGCGGCAAGATCATGCGGCGATTGCTCAAAGCCCGCGAGTTGGGACTCCCGGAAGGCGATACGTCGACGTTGGAGGCCGGTTCATGA
- a CDS encoding cytochrome c encodes MKTLTLAIILMSAVTTAVFAQVIRGDSKAGHAVYEQQCLRCHGAQLDGSGPDSQDLIVRPANLRSHITRAKTDWELLVAISNGVLFSPMHSFRGKLTDQQMLDVLSYIRSVSPPDISS; translated from the coding sequence ATGAAAACGCTGACCCTCGCGATAATACTCATGTCCGCCGTGACCACCGCCGTTTTTGCTCAAGTGATCCGAGGGGATTCAAAAGCCGGCCACGCGGTGTATGAACAGCAGTGCCTCCGTTGCCACGGTGCTCAACTAGATGGGAGTGGGCCGGACAGCCAAGACCTCATCGTCAGGCCGGCCAATCTCCGGTCGCACATCACTCGCGCCAAAACCGATTGGGAATTACTCGTGGCGATTTCAAACGGCGTCTTGTTCAGCCCGATGCACAGTTTTCGCGGCAAACTGACGGATCAACAAATGCTGGATGTGCTGTCCTACATCCGATCCGTATCACCGCCCGATATCAGCAGCTAA
- a CDS encoding universal stress protein translates to MRVVIGVDWSDRAFAAVTQTFHLYHPTDVTLVHGVDLGILEHPVVAEAGNVQGYDGFRSAMVDAGRQVLERAAATIPTKVESVRKINEIGSPAQLILDSAKNLSADLIVVGARGRSRLSEVILGSVSHRVLMHGFHPTLIVRGAARKVQRVLIAIESREDADRMVKWLTQHPFVDPAELCVFHAVVPIGVDDPYDALGTRPWWEGLERYADELVKSTAAKLLNPHVTVHTKVATGDPAATIEQEAKAMDLVVVTSHGRKGLSRFLLGSVSHAVVHHVTCPVLVLR, encoded by the coding sequence GTGAGAGTCGTCATCGGGGTTGATTGGTCGGATCGGGCTTTTGCCGCTGTTACGCAGACGTTCCACCTCTATCATCCAACGGATGTCACGCTGGTCCATGGCGTTGACTTGGGGATCTTGGAACATCCCGTCGTGGCAGAAGCGGGCAACGTGCAAGGGTATGATGGCTTTCGCAGCGCCATGGTCGATGCGGGACGCCAGGTGCTGGAGCGCGCTGCCGCCACGATACCGACCAAGGTCGAATCGGTCCGGAAGATCAATGAAATCGGAAGTCCCGCTCAACTCATTCTTGACAGTGCTAAGAACCTCTCAGCCGATCTGATCGTTGTCGGTGCGCGCGGGCGAAGCCGCCTTTCGGAGGTGATCCTCGGAAGCGTGTCCCATCGAGTGCTCATGCACGGCTTCCACCCGACGTTGATCGTAAGAGGCGCTGCGCGCAAGGTGCAGCGGGTCCTCATTGCGATTGAGAGCCGAGAGGACGCCGATCGAATGGTGAAATGGTTAACGCAGCATCCCTTCGTCGATCCTGCAGAACTCTGCGTATTCCATGCCGTCGTTCCGATCGGAGTGGACGACCCCTATGACGCGCTGGGAACGAGGCCATGGTGGGAGGGCTTGGAGCGCTATGCGGACGAACTCGTCAAATCGACCGCCGCCAAGCTCTTGAACCCCCACGTTACGGTTCATACAAAAGTCGCCACCGGGGATCCTGCAGCGACGATCGAACAGGAGGCGAAGGCCATGGATCTCGTGGTCGTGACTTCCCATGGACGCAAGGGCCTCTCCCGCTTCCTCCTGGGGAGCGTCTCCCACGCCGTTGTTCATCACGTGACGTGTCCAGTACTGGTTCTACGATGA